From the genome of Glycine soja cultivar W05 chromosome 14, ASM419377v2, whole genome shotgun sequence:
ctgtATACATgtagtaataatttatatttatcaatacTCAAAGATTAGTATTAGCCCGTGCATCGGCACGGGCGACtctctaatttttataaaatcgatgttaaattgGTGACATTAAAGACATATTTTCTTGTAATGATTCTATTATCATGTTGTAATGTCTAAGTTGGTTTCTTATATGCTctgacaaatgataatgattttttttcctacatataaattttatttatccatTTCTTTTTGCTTGTTAATCATGGTTTTTTCTACATATTTatgcataatattataatttttcatgagTTAAGGCATGAACAAATCATTATTATGTTTTAggataaatagtcacttttattCCTAAATGTCTAATTCACTGACAAATATGtctctgaaagatgaaaatacaaaatttagtccccgaAAGTGTAAAAATTGCGACAAATATATTTGATCGTTAACTTTCGCCCatcatcattaataaaataacctaCCTGGCATAGAATGACGAATTTGTtactgaaatgattgtcaacatgGTCATACTGACTAGATTAGACAAAAATGTTAGTAAGATACATTTTTTGGATGCAAAtatcagtaattttttattggatgaaaatatcaatatttttttattagaggaAAATGTCagtatttttgttggacctaaATATTAGTACATTCCATTGGACCAAACATGTTAATAAGTTATCATTATTAGACGAAAATCTCAGTAATTTATTATTGAACCTAAATATCAATATGTTTCTATTAGACTAATTTGTTAAacccaaaattttattttatttcaaccaTAATTTATCTGTCATAATAGAAATTACCCAAAATAAACGTTGTACcattttaccaaaataaaatattgtaatagtgtaccaatcattacaaatttttccaaattatcctaaaagataaatatatctcaTATTTCACTTATTTGAATATTGATTATTGTATTAACTATGACGGACAAAAGTTAACGActagatatatttgtcgcactttttacactttcgggaactaaattttatattttcatctttgagGGACACATTTGTCAGCGAATTAGACATTCAAggacaaaagtgactatttacccCTTCATATTCTCAAAGAGTGGAAACACGAACtatcaagaaaatattatatgacaaagaTGTCTCTATGTTGACAATTAGAAATGACCACGTTAGCAAttatttcagtgacaaattcatCTCTCTGTGTCAcgtaggctattttattaacggtgacagAAACCAcgtatatttgtcgcactttttacgctttcggaaataaattttttattttcatcttataGGAACGCATTTGCCAAATTATACATTTAGGaataaaagtgactatttatttcatattttacatGACGAACTGGTTCTTAAATAGTACATAGTATGATTTGATGTCAATTTTTTGCCCGTTAAGTTTTCAACTAtatagtttttactttttttttaaaaaaatatttatgaatggAGTCCAACAAACTTGttatttagaaaatatactTAATCTCGTTCAAATAGTGTATAAAGTCAAATTCATGGGAGAGATTAATGGCACAAGAGACTTGGAAGTTGGCAATAAGAATAAATAGTATTTGGTATATATGCGGAGAAATCTCATAATTCAGCACTGATGAAAATTAATATCATGGATGTGAAGTTAGTCTTATATTGCTTAAGTTCACCATCAAATGGAAGATAATTGtttattgaacttaatttgttCACGAGGTAGGAAGATAAAATACAAGTTGGTGAAAAAATATGATGAAAGTGGTAGCCAATACTCAAGGAGGGTACGTAATACCTATATATTctcttgaattttgaaattcattgtAACAACAAACAATATAGGATTTCTAGGGATCCATTAATGTTGGTGTTCACGAGGGGAACAAtcttaaaagaaatataatctTAGAATCTTGGAAAACAACAAATTGTTTTCAACGTTTTCTGTACAAACctttgaaaacaaattaaaaataaagtaacagTTTTGTAAATAaaggttgaaaataaaaaaaataaaaacagaaaacaaagctGCAGGTAAGCGCCccctaaaattcagagattcaaagaatatattttataaagagttggtgaatatataaaaagacaAATGTGAATATCATGATAGGAATTTAatgatgaattttgtttttattaggaacaaatgtatcatttttttttgtttaagacCTTAGAATTTACAAGCAAGTAGACCTTGATCAGTTTAACTTTTTTCTTGGTACACAAgctaattaaagtaaaatacttataaacatatacttattttctattttattttatttcaaattatttttaaaattttgttttttattatattcactcatcacatttattattttttatcactattttttttcttttatactcCAAtccaccaaaaaataatataaacttatatatttttttcctttgaattAAGTCAAATAAACTCACTTAATTAAGGAGGTAAAATTCTCTGAGCATTCATATTCTTAATCAAGAATATAtgacttaaaaaatttagaaaatgtttttgcaatatataaaaacaaaaagtaaaaagtatTTGAATGGAgcattattacaaaaaaaaaaaaaaaaaaaaacacgtgaGAGAAGAGCGGACAATTACATTGCCAACCAATGAAGCATTTGGATCTACTATTGAATTTGGCACAAAAACACCTCACGAAAGCGTCATTGGATTCAATGCGAGAGCAGACAAGTCcagaaaagtaaaattaaatagcAACACATCACCGAACAGAAGGCAATGGGTGGAGAGAGAGAAATGGCGAATGGTGAATGGTGAATGGTGAATGGTGAATGACCCCACAGAAGGAATAAAACAGGCTGTGGTAGAGCTGTAAACGTTCCATTTCACCACTCTTTATGATATGATATATTTTCTCCGAAAGCATAGCTTTGagcaaacagcagagcataatGTTTGGCAGTACAAAGGCATCATCGCTGCCAGTGTCGTCGCGTTCAGAGGAAGGAGGCCTTCGCAGACGTCTTTCTTCGCTGTCTCTGAAGATCCAAGACAGCCCAACATGGTCATTTTCCAGATCCAAGTCCCTCTCATCCATGGGTGACTATGTAAGGACATGCTGGGCCTGGATCCTCTCCAGGAAGCTCATCTTTGCCACAGATCTCGAAATGAACGACCAGAAAACTAAGCTCCTTGGCTCCCACAACAGGGGCACTTGGAGCCATGTTTTCTATAAGCTGCGCTCTGAGATCAGAAGGTTCATCTCTACTTCTGATCACGCCACTCTTCCCAAAACCTACCACAGGTCCTCACCTCAAGTCTTCTCATAATTCCCTCCACATTTCTCAATGCTTCCTTCAAATAATTTACCTCTTTATTTCAGATCCACCGTGGAAATCATTACGTAAGCCAATTTTATGTACAATTCATTCTTCATGTTAATTTTGTTGCCCGTACGCAGTTAATTACGTGcatattatattaattgtggattgttataattaaatttgttgcCTAATGGAACAAATTAAACATCTTATTTTTAGGGTGCTTGTTGCATACTGTTATTATCTTGTAGTTGTATTGTATGGTGGATGTAGAACCTGCCAATTTTCTGTTTCTGAATCCCCTGCCCAAGTAATTCGTAAATAATGATAGCTGAATTCTAAACTTGTTGCCGTGAGATTGAAGTTTCCTCTCCCACGTCCTcctattttctcctttttcattACTCGTCGTCTGACGTCGTTTTACGTGGCGGTTATAGTATAATTAAGCTGCCATCCTTCCACGGTTATTATTGCTTTGTGTCGGTGCActatttcttctttgttttctgttttttctttctaaacaaCAAATATAGCTTAATCCTAAATGCAATGCTTCGTTTGACAGTTGGCGGTAAGGAAGAAAATCACGTAGAGAAGAGAAATCGGTGAGAAACAAATAACGAGAAAACAAGTATGTAAGAAAATGAGtacatttttatattgtttttgtaggtacgataaaaaagagagagaaatgcttgattttatatatatatatttgattagaaggtgaaaagaaagaaaataacgtTTTTGTTTaacagattattttttaaaaaaacataagattAAATGACAAAAGTAtcaaatttagtaaaaatatacatttaataaaaaaatttatcaagaataatttttatcaatttatatgTTGAATTTAAAGTTTTCATAAAGTATAAGCAAATAGATACTATTATTAGATTAAATATCAACAAATGTTcagttttaaaaagttttatattgtgagcttataaaaaattatcattgatataattattttaaataattattataaaaatcaataaatttattatatttattttttactttggaCCTCAATGTCCCCCCCACTCATGATTGTTCATAATCTTCTTCAATAGTCACCGGCACCAGTTAAAAAAACTGGAAAGTGCTCAATTTACAAATCTCATCACcatttacacattttttttttaatattttatatttcaagtttatcaaatattaataaaagcTAAAGGTTAAGATTTCATGTAGTTACAACAATTTAGTTCATGGATCATGAATGGttccaataaaataatttttatttaataataaaagtgtgagtaaatagtatataaaattacaatataaaaGGTTCCacactattatttaattatataacaatatgttaaatttattaattttaataataattatcttaaaagttatatcaataataatttataattgattgaaaatgtaaGTTTAGGTGAATGGGACATagatattaaactaaaaagtaTTTTGTGACCTAAATTAATGATGGCAACCCATTGAACATTTGAACCGGCCGTGTTTCtcaattttgtgaaaattgCAGGTTGGTCCTTTGAAAAATATAGGGTGGCGAAGAAATTGTGATTTGGGGTTTTTGTTGCTTCATTTGCAAAGCAACATGCTATGATCTGAGCATGCATATCAAAGCGATAAATCCTTATTGAAGGACCACTTGTGGAGCTCAACTGCATTGAATAGTGGCGGGTGATGGGTCGaggtagaaaaataattaatttaatcgatggtaatatatatttttttcaattctattattgttattaatatttttttctttatctctaGTTGTGCgttattataaactattttttaatataaaaaataattaatataagaaatattataaattaagtcTTGAAATAAAAAGAATCCCATATCACTTATAAaccttataaatagaaaaaggaagCATAACCTCTGATCCTAGATATAGAAAACATATAACCAAATCATCAAAATAAGAGAAAGTGATTatattcctaaaaaaaataaaaaatgattatattagTTATCTTTAATTAATACTAACAAATTCAAATTGTATTTCAAAAATATCCTTAAATGATGGTTAGATATATTGATACTATTCATaatccaacaaatattttttcaaccAGTAAGAAtaagttatattattaatatctcATTAAATACATCCATTTCGCATCATTTATCAAGGATATAACATAAAATTAGCCActagtaatttaaaattgattatatatttcttataattaggaaAAAATTTATCACCATTTGTTTCTTTAGCCGGAGGTAATATTTGATCAAAAGTTCAAACAGTTTAcatcaaattaaattacataacagctagttttttctttttattgaagTAATGTTTGGACCAAACTTTTTCTAACACATTGTTTGatactaaatttatttatttattccacattaattatttcatGAGAAAGCgaaagagactaaaaataagcagtacaacttatttttaaaaaactaatttacttGACAATTTTTAAAAGCTAATTCCCCCctctttctttaattaaaagaagtccttaattttttactctatttttaaaGCTTTTATTTTGAACTTTCTTTAAAGCAAGCTTTAGCTATAAAAAAGCAAGAATAATAAGTAGTTGTTTAGGGGAAAAAAAGCCAGCTGGGAAATAATATGCTTCAGCACTGTCGCTTTAACACAAAGCATCATACTCCACAAAGGCTTCTTAGTACGCCCAATACATCATGTCATGCGTGTGAAACTTTACATCCGTGAAATCAAGAACTTGAAAGATCAAAATCCTTCTACTTAAACTATAGACAGAATGCCCCTACATGAAAGCACAGAAAAATAGAAGACCAACTTGAAGTAGCTGTAACACCCAACACTAAGGTTTACAAAGcgagaaacaatttttccactCATACAGCACATAAATGTAACACTAGATGAATCCTCATGCGAGAGCACCCACAATCCTGATTGTTCTTCAGGGATAGGACCGGTCAGCAAGATATGAACAATTTTTTGGAAAgatttatactttatttttctctttctggCTTTGCTGCATACAAACCTGCCAAAATTGCATTCCAGAATACAGGAAGAGTGACGTTAACAATGAGAGTAATAAAAAGTCAACAGTTATTCAGTTAATACTCGTTTTGGCAAACTGCAGGATATAAACTATCATGCAAGACACA
Proteins encoded in this window:
- the LOC114383614 gene encoding uncharacterized protein LOC114383614, coding for MFGSTKASSLPVSSRSEEGGLRRRLSSLSLKIQDSPTWSFSRSKSLSSMGDYVRTCWAWILSRKLIFATDLEMNDQKTKLLGSHNRGTWSHVFYKLRSEIRRFISTSDHATLPKTYHRSSPQVFS